The Streptomyces laurentii genome contains a region encoding:
- a CDS encoding hypothetical protein (identified by MetaGeneAnnotator; putative;~sequence version:1), whose product MNAWGKFDQDAVLRARVALLASGRRTVREEVDAYRVLAQVSPKAYLPKLVRALQHLGFDDRFRDRPEIQWTLCEEALAAARAVDPAEPAREDLVHTSLAYAQRPLFALGRRAEGLALRAEMLAMDRAKAKRTGSSRVGGLPLWAAGVAEEGRHAEAAEAMAEWVAAIRPDGLRYGELAAGFVQWIGALDAAGRSGEALAAYGELVDVQRAGVGQGDVSLGDHLHTLIGHARMLDARERDERAAAAWQEALAVFMELAATGERTGWNDDRQVAYWAVLQSCSRVDGERATRAAPRPAAGARHQDWSADARRHYADSLDPLRDERDVLTPRAAEDPDRFLAELVRVHHTLTIRSAVLAGNRWYRLPERVCSLFDEGVELARRLHRHQSADGTRVLADRLVDRAAYRVVAREYAPALDDFREALHLLGKMRVS is encoded by the coding sequence ATGAATGCGTGGGGGAAATTCGATCAGGACGCAGTTCTCCGGGCCCGGGTGGCACTTCTGGCCTCGGGGCGCCGCACCGTACGCGAGGAAGTCGACGCCTATCGGGTACTTGCTCAGGTGAGTCCCAAGGCCTATCTGCCCAAGCTGGTCCGGGCCCTGCAGCACCTCGGTTTCGACGACCGGTTCAGGGACCGGCCCGAGATCCAGTGGACGCTGTGCGAGGAGGCGCTGGCGGCGGCCCGTGCCGTGGATCCGGCCGAGCCCGCCCGGGAAGACCTCGTGCACACGTCGCTCGCCTACGCCCAGCGGCCTCTGTTCGCACTGGGGCGACGCGCGGAAGGACTCGCGCTGCGCGCCGAGATGCTGGCCATGGACCGGGCGAAGGCGAAGCGGACCGGAAGCAGCCGGGTCGGGGGGCTGCCCCTGTGGGCCGCCGGTGTCGCCGAGGAGGGACGGCACGCCGAGGCCGCCGAGGCCATGGCCGAGTGGGTCGCGGCGATTCGGCCGGACGGGCTTCGGTACGGGGAGCTCGCGGCGGGGTTCGTGCAGTGGATCGGCGCGCTCGACGCCGCCGGCCGGTCCGGTGAGGCACTCGCCGCGTACGGGGAGCTCGTCGATGTGCAACGGGCCGGGGTCGGGCAGGGCGATGTGTCGCTCGGCGACCACCTCCATACGCTGATCGGCCACGCGCGGATGCTCGACGCCCGCGAGCGGGACGAGCGGGCCGCCGCCGCATGGCAGGAGGCGCTGGCCGTGTTCATGGAGCTGGCCGCCACCGGCGAGCGCACGGGCTGGAACGATGACCGTCAGGTGGCGTACTGGGCGGTCCTGCAGTCGTGTTCCCGTGTGGACGGCGAGCGGGCGACCCGCGCCGCGCCACGCCCCGCGGCGGGTGCGCGCCACCAGGACTGGTCCGCCGACGCCCGGCGGCACTACGCCGACAGCCTGGACCCCCTGCGCGATGAGAGGGACGTCCTCACGCCGCGGGCCGCCGAGGATCCGGACCGGTTCCTGGCCGAACTGGTCCGGGTCCACCACACGCTCACCATCCGCTCCGCGGTGCTGGCGGGGAACCGCTGGTACCGCTTGCCGGAGCGCGTGTGCTCCCTGTTCGACGAGGGGGTGGAGCTGGCCCGCCGGCTGCACCGGCACCAGTCGGCGGACGGGACGCGGGTCCTGGCCGACCGGCTCGTCGACCGGGCGGCGTACCGGGTCGTCGCCCGGGAATACGCCCCCGCCCTCGACGATTTCAGGGAAGCGCTGCACCTCCTGGGGAAGATGCGCGTGTCGTAG
- a CDS encoding diacylglycerol kinase (diacylglycerol kinase [Streptomyces albus J1074];~diacylglycerol kinase; Reviewed;~identified by MetaGeneAnnotator; putative), with translation MRLPAGRFKYDLAILAELASFRPIPYRLTLDDGTETRVDATLVAVGNGTSYGGGMRICADAVMDDGLFDVIVVGDLPRTELIKVFPRVYKGTHLSHPKVTLHRVRALTLDAPDVTGYADGEPLGPLPLTARCVPGALRVLAPPAP, from the coding sequence ATGCGGCTGCCCGCCGGACGTTTCAAGTACGACCTCGCGATCCTCGCCGAACTCGCCTCGTTCCGGCCCATCCCGTACCGCCTCACCCTCGACGACGGCACCGAGACGAGGGTCGACGCCACGCTCGTCGCCGTCGGGAACGGCACCTCCTACGGCGGCGGCATGCGCATATGCGCCGACGCCGTCATGGACGACGGGCTCTTCGACGTCATCGTCGTCGGCGACCTCCCGCGCACCGAACTGATCAAGGTCTTCCCGCGCGTCTACAAGGGCACCCACCTCAGCCACCCCAAGGTCACCCTGCACCGGGTCCGTGCCCTCACCCTCGACGCCCCCGACGTGACCGGATACGCCGACGGCGAGCCGCTGGGCCCCCTCCCGCTCACCGCCCGCTGCGTCCCGGGTGCCCTGCGCGTCCTGGCCCCGCCCGCCCCGTAG
- a CDS encoding DSH domain-containing protein (ATP binding site [chemical binding];~ATP-binding site [chemical binding];~DEAD-like helicases superfamily. A diverse family of proteins involved in ATP-dependent RNA or DNA unwinding. This domain contains the ATP-binding region; cd00046;~DSH domain-containing protein [Streptomyces flavogriseus ATCC33331];~DSHCT (NUC185) domain; pfam08148;~Helicase superfamily c-terminal domain; associated with DEXDc-, DEAD-, and DEAH-box proteins, yeast initiation factor 4A, Ski2p, and Hepatitis C virus NS3 helicases; this domain is foundin a wide variety of helicases and helicase related proteins; may...; cd00079;~KEGG: sgr:SGR_5873 ATP-dependent RNA helicase; PFAM: DSH domain protein; DEAD/DEAH box helicase domain protein; helicase domain protein; SMART: DEAD-like helicase; helicase domain protein;~identified by MetaGeneAnnotator; putative;~nucleotide binding region [chemical binding];~putative Mg++ binding site [ion binding];~rRNA-processing arch domain; pfam13234), whose amino-acid sequence MYDFGLDPFQIEACQALEAGKGVLVAAPTGSGKTIVGEFAVHLALQQGRKCFYTTPIKALSNQKYTDLVKRYGHDKVGLLTGDNSVNGDAPVIVMTTEVLRNMLYAGSQALSGLGYVVMDEVHYLSDRFRGAVWEEVIIHLPESVTLVSLSATVSNAEEFGDWLDTVRGDTEVIVSESRPVPLWQHVLAGRRMYDLFEEETDHGGRGSSRREVNPDLLRLARTENSRTYNPRERRRGKMVREADRERERRARSRIWTPGRPEVIDRLDAEGLLPAITFIFSRAGCEAAVQQCLHAGLRLNDEEARLRVREIVEERTAAIPTEDLHVLGYYEWLEGLERGIAAHHAGMLPTFKEVVEELFVRGLVKAVFATETLALGINMPARSVVLEKLVKWNGEQHADITPGEYTQLTGRAGRRGIDVEGHAVVLWQRGMDPGHLAGLAGTRTYPLRSSFKPSYNMAVNLVDQFGRHRSRELLETSFAQFQADRSVVGISRQVQKNEEGLSGYKEGMTCHLGDFEEYARLRRELKDRETDLARQGAAQRRAQAAASLERLKPGDVIHVPTGKFAGLALVLDPGVPAGRTDRHRGFDHHDGPRPLVLTAERQVKRLASIDFPVPVEPLERMRIPRSFNPKSPQSRRDLASALRSKAGHLDPERHRKQRSAAADDRQIARLRTEIRAHPCHGCDEREDHARWAERYHRLQRDTKQLERRIEGRTNTIARTFDRIVALLTELDYLRDDEVTDNGKRLARLYGELDLLASECLREGVWEGLSPAELAACVSALVYEARQSDDAMAPKLPTGRSKAALGEMVRIWGRLDALEEEFRLHQAEGVGQREPDLGFAWAVYQWASDKGLDEVLREAEMPAGDFVRWCKQVIDVLGQIAAAAPREGSTVPKNARKAVDALLRGVVAYSSVG is encoded by the coding sequence ATGTACGACTTCGGTCTGGACCCCTTCCAGATCGAGGCATGCCAGGCCCTCGAAGCGGGCAAGGGCGTGCTCGTCGCCGCGCCCACGGGCTCCGGCAAGACCATCGTGGGCGAGTTCGCCGTCCACCTGGCCCTCCAGCAGGGCCGCAAATGCTTCTACACCACGCCCATCAAGGCGCTCTCCAACCAGAAGTACACCGACCTCGTCAAGCGCTACGGACACGACAAGGTCGGCCTGCTCACCGGTGACAACAGTGTCAACGGCGACGCCCCGGTGATCGTCATGACCACCGAGGTCCTGCGCAACATGCTCTACGCGGGCTCGCAGGCGCTCTCCGGCCTCGGCTACGTGGTCATGGACGAGGTCCACTACCTCTCCGACCGCTTCCGCGGCGCCGTGTGGGAGGAAGTGATCATCCACCTCCCCGAGTCGGTGACGCTCGTGTCGCTCTCGGCGACCGTGTCGAACGCCGAGGAGTTCGGCGACTGGCTCGACACCGTCCGCGGCGACACCGAGGTCATCGTCTCCGAGAGCCGCCCCGTGCCGCTGTGGCAGCACGTGCTGGCCGGCCGGCGGATGTACGACCTCTTCGAGGAGGAGACCGACCACGGCGGCCGCGGCTCCTCCCGCCGCGAGGTCAACCCCGACCTGCTGCGCCTGGCCCGGACCGAGAACTCGCGGACGTACAACCCGCGCGAGCGGCGGCGCGGCAAGATGGTCCGCGAGGCCGACCGCGAGCGCGAGCGGCGCGCACGCTCCCGGATCTGGACGCCGGGCCGGCCCGAGGTCATCGACCGGCTGGACGCCGAGGGGCTGCTGCCCGCCATCACCTTCATCTTCAGCCGGGCCGGCTGCGAGGCCGCCGTACAGCAGTGCCTCCACGCGGGCCTGCGGCTCAACGACGAGGAGGCCCGCCTGCGGGTCCGCGAGATCGTCGAGGAGCGCACCGCCGCCATCCCCACCGAGGACCTGCACGTCCTCGGCTACTACGAGTGGCTCGAAGGCCTGGAGCGGGGCATCGCCGCGCACCACGCCGGCATGCTGCCGACCTTCAAGGAGGTCGTCGAGGAGCTGTTCGTCCGCGGTCTCGTCAAGGCGGTCTTCGCCACCGAGACGCTGGCCCTCGGCATCAACATGCCGGCCCGGTCGGTGGTCCTGGAGAAGCTCGTCAAGTGGAACGGCGAGCAGCACGCGGACATCACCCCCGGCGAGTACACCCAGCTCACCGGGCGGGCCGGGCGGCGCGGCATCGACGTCGAGGGCCACGCCGTGGTGCTGTGGCAGCGCGGCATGGACCCCGGCCACCTCGCCGGACTCGCCGGCACCCGTACGTATCCGCTGCGCTCCAGCTTCAAGCCCTCGTACAACATGGCGGTCAACCTCGTCGACCAGTTCGGCCGGCACCGCTCGCGCGAGCTGCTCGAGACCTCCTTCGCCCAGTTCCAGGCCGACCGCTCGGTCGTCGGGATCTCCCGCCAGGTGCAGAAGAACGAGGAGGGCCTGAGCGGCTACAAGGAGGGCATGACCTGCCACCTCGGCGATTTCGAGGAGTACGCGCGGCTCCGCCGCGAACTCAAGGACCGCGAGACGGACCTGGCCCGGCAAGGCGCCGCGCAGCGCCGTGCGCAGGCCGCGGCGTCGCTGGAGCGGCTGAAGCCCGGTGACGTCATCCACGTGCCGACGGGCAAGTTCGCCGGTCTCGCGCTGGTCCTCGACCCGGGCGTGCCGGCCGGCCGGACCGACCGGCACCGCGGCTTCGACCACCACGACGGGCCGCGCCCGCTGGTGCTGACGGCCGAGCGGCAGGTCAAGCGACTCGCGTCGATCGACTTCCCGGTGCCCGTGGAGCCGCTGGAGCGGATGCGGATCCCGCGGTCCTTCAACCCGAAGTCGCCGCAGTCCCGCCGCGACCTGGCCTCCGCACTGCGGTCCAAGGCGGGTCACCTCGACCCCGAGCGGCACCGCAAGCAGCGTTCGGCCGCGGCCGACGACCGCCAGATCGCCCGGCTGCGCACCGAGATCCGCGCGCACCCCTGCCATGGCTGCGACGAGCGCGAGGACCACGCCCGCTGGGCCGAGCGCTACCACCGGCTGCAGCGCGACACCAAGCAGCTGGAGCGGCGCATCGAGGGCCGCACCAACACCATCGCCCGAACCTTCGACCGGATCGTCGCGCTCCTGACCGAGCTGGACTATCTGCGCGACGACGAGGTCACGGACAACGGCAAGCGGCTCGCCCGGCTCTACGGCGAACTCGACCTGCTGGCGAGCGAGTGCCTGCGCGAAGGCGTGTGGGAGGGGCTCAGCCCGGCCGAGCTGGCCGCCTGTGTCTCCGCGCTCGTCTACGAGGCCCGGCAGTCCGACGACGCCATGGCGCCGAAGCTGCCGACCGGCCGGTCGAAGGCGGCGCTCGGCGAGATGGTGCGGATCTGGGGCCGGCTGGACGCGCTGGAGGAGGAGTTCCGGCTCCACCAGGCCGAGGGCGTCGGACAGCGCGAGCCCGACCTGGGCTTCGCCTGGGCCGTGTACCAGTGGGCCTCCGACAAGGGGCTCGACGAGGTGCTGCGCGAGGCCGAGATGCCGGCCGGCGACTTCGTCCGCTGGTGCAAGCAGGTCATCGACGTGCTCGGGCAGATCGCCGCGGCCGCGCCCAGGGAGGGCAGCACCGTGCCGAAGAACGCGCGCAAGGCCGTGGACGCGCTGCTGAGGGGCGTGGTGGCGTACAGCTCGGTGGGCTGA
- a CDS encoding cytochrome P450 (Cytochrome P450 [Secondary metabolites biosynthesis,transport, and catabolism]; COG2124;~Cytochrome P450; cl12078;~PFAM: cytochrome P450; KEGG: sgr:SGR_1079 cytochrome P450;~cytochrome P450 [Streptomyces flavogriseus ATCC33331];~identified by MetaGeneAnnotator; putative): MTTHAGPPADAEAREADGRRRVPGPRGVPVLGNMPEFGKDPLAFFEQLRGRGDFVRWRFGPSEMLFVAHPETVGELLTEVERTFDQPDLGIAVRTLLGDGVVVAKGADWRRKRSLVQPSVRPRQVKSYAATMAECAVALAERWTDGQRVDVKREMTGLTQLIAVRTIFGTDTAADVEAIGQAMDVAQREIGDEFSGLGGILPDWVPTRGRARIKRAVAVIDNEVARVVARHRGGDTERPDLLSRLLAARDETGAPLSDREIRDETVTLYVGGHETTSSTLLWAWYLLAHNPRVADALGEELDRVLGDRDPGFDDFTELAYTQAVVKETLRLYPAIWLTTAIAKEGATLGGAPVRPGTRVWSSQWATHRDGRWYRDPLEFRPERWLAQADGTPAEDIPEYAWFPFGGGPRVCLGTRFAMVEAVLVLAVIARRFRLDLDPGEIRPVPSLTLQPDREVLATVRKR, from the coding sequence GTGACCACGCACGCCGGTCCGCCCGCCGATGCCGAGGCCAGGGAGGCGGACGGACGAAGGAGGGTGCCGGGACCGCGCGGGGTCCCGGTGCTCGGGAACATGCCGGAGTTCGGCAAGGACCCGCTTGCCTTCTTCGAACAGCTGCGGGGGCGCGGGGACTTCGTCCGCTGGCGGTTCGGTCCGAGCGAGATGCTGTTCGTCGCCCACCCGGAGACCGTCGGCGAACTGCTCACCGAGGTCGAGCGGACCTTCGACCAGCCCGACCTCGGCATTGCCGTACGCACCCTGCTCGGTGACGGGGTGGTGGTCGCCAAGGGCGCGGACTGGCGGCGCAAGCGCTCCCTGGTGCAGCCGTCCGTGCGGCCCCGGCAGGTCAAGTCCTACGCGGCCACCATGGCCGAGTGCGCCGTCGCCCTCGCCGAGCGGTGGACCGACGGACAACGGGTCGACGTCAAGCGGGAGATGACCGGGCTCACGCAGCTGATCGCCGTCCGCACCATCTTCGGCACCGATACCGCCGCCGACGTCGAGGCCATCGGCCAGGCCATGGACGTCGCCCAGCGGGAGATCGGCGACGAGTTCAGCGGTCTCGGCGGGATCCTGCCCGACTGGGTCCCCACGCGGGGGCGGGCCCGGATCAAGCGGGCCGTGGCCGTCATCGACAACGAGGTCGCCCGGGTCGTCGCCCGCCACCGGGGCGGCGACACCGAGCGCCCCGACCTGCTCAGCCGGCTGCTCGCGGCCCGGGACGAGACCGGCGCGCCGCTCTCCGACCGGGAGATCCGCGACGAGACCGTCACCCTCTACGTCGGCGGCCACGAGACCACCAGCTCCACCCTGCTGTGGGCGTGGTACCTGCTGGCACACAACCCGCGGGTCGCCGACGCGCTGGGCGAGGAGCTCGACCGGGTGCTCGGCGACCGGGACCCCGGCTTCGACGACTTCACCGAACTCGCCTACACCCAGGCCGTGGTGAAGGAGACCCTGCGTCTCTATCCCGCGATCTGGCTGACCACCGCGATCGCGAAGGAGGGCGCCACTCTGGGTGGCGCGCCGGTGCGCCCCGGCACCCGGGTCTGGAGCAGCCAGTGGGCCACCCACCGCGACGGCCGCTGGTACCGGGACCCGCTGGAGTTCCGTCCCGAGCGGTGGCTCGCCCAGGCCGACGGCACCCCGGCCGAGGACATACCCGAGTACGCCTGGTTCCCCTTCGGCGGCGGCCCGCGGGTCTGCCTCGGCACCCGCTTCGCGATGGTCGAGGCCGTCCTCGTGCTGGCGGTGATCGCCCGCCGCTTCCGGCTCGACCTCGACCCCGGCGAGATACGCCCGGTGCCGAGCCTGACGCTCCAGCCCGACCGCGAGGTCCTGGCCACGGTGCGCAAGCGGTAG
- a CDS encoding ribosyl glycohydrolase (ADP-ribosylglycohydrolase; cl00614;~identified by MetaGeneAnnotator; putative;~ribosyl glycohydrolase [Streptomyces pristinaespiralis ATCC25486]), giving the protein MRFEDRAVGAVLGSAVGDALGAPFEFGLPGVFRERFPDGAGEMCGGGGWDPGEATDDTQMAVLVGASLVERDGLDLPDIFDRFRRWAAAEPKDIGLQTEAVLLGGDPWDTAAARHFEGTMHAAGNGSLMRAATSAVHFAAAGRTATMTAARHLAALTHGDPATWEGTAVLHELVRVALLGDDPLAAVPATLAEVAAPHRERWATVLAPDWRPEDATEFNGAVWPCLGSALWALRTTASYTSALAAAIDLGGDTDTVAAVTGMLAGAVHGPAALPARWTDPLHVPLPGFGNRVLRAADLRDLALALL; this is encoded by the coding sequence ATGCGTTTCGAGGACAGGGCCGTCGGTGCCGTACTGGGTTCCGCCGTCGGAGACGCGCTGGGGGCGCCTTTCGAATTCGGGCTCCCGGGGGTGTTCCGGGAGCGGTTCCCGGACGGGGCCGGCGAGATGTGCGGGGGCGGCGGCTGGGATCCGGGCGAGGCGACGGACGACACGCAGATGGCTGTCCTGGTCGGCGCGTCGCTCGTCGAGCGCGACGGGCTCGACCTGCCCGACATCTTCGACCGGTTCCGGCGCTGGGCCGCCGCCGAACCGAAGGACATCGGCCTGCAGACCGAGGCCGTGCTGCTCGGCGGGGATCCCTGGGACACCGCCGCGGCACGGCACTTCGAGGGCACCATGCACGCGGCGGGCAACGGTTCGCTGATGCGCGCCGCCACCTCCGCCGTGCACTTCGCCGCCGCGGGGCGCACCGCCACCATGACCGCCGCCCGGCACCTCGCCGCGCTCACCCACGGGGACCCCGCCACGTGGGAGGGCACGGCGGTGCTCCACGAACTGGTCCGCGTGGCCCTGCTCGGCGACGACCCGCTCGCCGCCGTACCCGCCACGCTCGCCGAAGTCGCCGCGCCGCACCGGGAGCGGTGGGCGACGGTCCTCGCGCCGGACTGGCGGCCCGAGGACGCCACCGAGTTCAACGGCGCCGTCTGGCCCTGCCTCGGCTCCGCCCTCTGGGCACTGCGCACCACCGCCTCGTACACGTCGGCGCTCGCCGCCGCGATCGACCTGGGCGGCGACACCGACACGGTCGCCGCCGTCACCGGCATGCTGGCGGGCGCGGTCCACGGCCCCGCCGCCCTCCCCGCCCGCTGGACGGACCCGCTGCACGTCCCGCTGCCGGGGTTCGGCAATCGCGTGCTCCGCGCCGCCGACCTGCGCGACCTCGCCCTGGCCCTGCTCTGA
- a CDS encoding hypothetical protein (identified by MetaGeneAnnotator; putative;~sequence version:1), with protein MDDRSPHDHADWEEVVSSARERARSRQALMVERHGLSGDVQYHWSLDDARMTWSRGGEPFLTGRLTMIGSVSLSQRTWLWSWANESLPSAALGDIARVRRFGEAHDFPVLPWPGFGYLPELVAEARMVAASVLDADGLWSESTDDGEPHFLLHDLKPVTDAA; from the coding sequence GTGGACGACCGTTCACCGCACGACCACGCCGACTGGGAGGAGGTCGTGTCCTCGGCTCGCGAGCGGGCCCGCTCGCGGCAGGCCCTCATGGTCGAGCGCCACGGCCTGTCGGGGGATGTCCAGTACCACTGGTCGCTCGACGACGCACGGATGACCTGGTCCCGTGGAGGGGAGCCGTTCCTGACGGGACGGCTCACGATGATCGGCAGCGTGAGCCTGTCCCAGCGGACCTGGCTGTGGTCCTGGGCCAACGAGTCACTTCCGTCAGCGGCCTTGGGCGACATCGCGCGGGTACGCCGGTTCGGCGAGGCGCACGACTTTCCGGTGCTGCCCTGGCCGGGCTTCGGCTACCTGCCCGAACTCGTCGCCGAAGCACGGATGGTCGCGGCCTCGGTCCTCGACGCCGACGGACTCTGGTCGGAGTCCACCGACGACGGGGAACCGCACTTCCTGCTCCACGACCTGAAGCCGGTCACCGACGCCGCATGA
- a CDS encoding twin-arginine translocation protein tatC (Sec-independent protein translocase protein (TatC); pfam00902;~Twin-arginine translocation protein TatC [Streptomyces venezuelae ATCC10712];~identified by MetaGeneAnnotator; putative) — MLKSARKQEKDPEGRMPLVEHLRELRNRLAKGLLAIAAVTIVALVYSEELMQFLTGSVPKCGPGVTSDGGNCAIVSFNTLMAPFSTTIQLSLTTGLVVASPVWLYQLWAFIAPGLHKHEKKYTYAFVGAAVPLFAAGAYLAYLILPVSVQVLISLTPAGSANILSLGDVLDFTLRMVLVFGLAFELPLVLVMLNLTGVLSGRRMARWWRGVIMGVFVFGAVITPTTDPVGMLALAGPITVLYLAAVGFSLLNDRRRGRKNADAALDDDEASRLDLTPEAIGEVETVGAARVLPEQATGESDGARSQRLNGYDDIT; from the coding sequence TTGCTCAAGTCCGCCCGCAAGCAGGAGAAGGACCCCGAGGGCCGTATGCCCCTCGTGGAACACCTGCGTGAGCTTCGGAACCGCCTGGCGAAGGGCCTGCTGGCCATCGCGGCGGTCACCATCGTGGCCCTCGTGTACAGCGAGGAGCTGATGCAGTTCCTGACCGGGTCGGTGCCCAAGTGCGGGCCCGGTGTCACCAGCGACGGCGGCAACTGCGCGATCGTGTCCTTCAACACGCTGATGGCGCCGTTCAGCACGACCATCCAGCTCTCCCTCACGACGGGTCTCGTCGTGGCGAGCCCGGTCTGGCTGTACCAGCTCTGGGCCTTCATCGCGCCCGGTCTGCACAAGCACGAGAAGAAGTACACATACGCCTTCGTCGGCGCCGCGGTCCCGCTCTTCGCGGCCGGCGCCTACCTCGCTTACCTCATCCTTCCCGTCAGCGTGCAGGTGCTCATCAGCCTCACGCCCGCGGGATCCGCCAACATCCTCTCGCTCGGTGACGTCCTCGACTTCACCCTGCGCATGGTGCTCGTCTTCGGCCTCGCCTTCGAGCTGCCGCTGGTGCTGGTGATGCTGAACCTCACCGGCGTCCTCAGCGGCCGCCGGATGGCCCGCTGGTGGCGCGGCGTGATCATGGGCGTGTTCGTCTTCGGCGCCGTGATCACCCCGACCACCGACCCGGTCGGCATGCTCGCCCTGGCCGGCCCGATCACCGTGCTCTACCTGGCGGCCGTCGGCTTCTCGCTGCTCAACGACAGGCGGCGCGGACGCAAGAACGCCGATGCCGCTCTCGACGACGACGAGGCCTCCCGGCTGGACCTGACCCCCGAGGCGATCGGCGAGGTCGAGACCGTGGGTGCCGCGCGGGTGCTGCCCGAGCAGGCCACTGGCGAGTCGGACGGAGCCAGGTCGCAGCGGCTCAACGGTTACGACGACATCACCTGA
- a CDS encoding hypothetical protein (Putative membrane protein [Streptomyces fulvissimus DSM40593];~UniProt-pubmed:20624727; UniProt-pubmed:21463507; UniProt-pubmed:18375553; UniProt-pubmed:15466710; UniProt-pubmed:20567260;~identified by MetaGeneAnnotator; putative) codes for MAALALVCVGGLALDDRVLVGVPIWAKPLKFALSFIAYGLTLAWMLSLLPGTRARRVGWWAGTVLTVASAAEMVIITGQVIRGRQSHFNVGTPFDAALFQAMGATVAVLWLAALVIAVLLLRARILDRATAWAVRLSSLIALAGAAIGFVMTQPTAGQRAQDKPGITGAHSVGVTDGGPGLPLIGWSTTGGDLRVAHFFGMHALQLIPLLLLAVAALAPRFARLADDRVRLRLVLVASGAYAAVFAVVAWQALRGQPLLSPDAATLAAAGAIAVATALGTALALRLPRARPGTPARRTREPQAA; via the coding sequence ATGGCCGCCCTCGCACTCGTCTGCGTCGGCGGACTTGCGCTGGACGACCGGGTCCTGGTCGGCGTGCCGATCTGGGCCAAGCCGCTGAAGTTCGCGCTCTCGTTCATCGCCTACGGCCTCACGCTGGCCTGGATGCTCTCGCTGCTGCCCGGCACCCGGGCCCGCCGGGTCGGCTGGTGGGCCGGCACCGTGCTCACCGTCGCGTCCGCCGCCGAGATGGTCATCATCACCGGCCAGGTGATCCGCGGCCGGCAGAGCCACTTCAACGTCGGGACACCCTTCGACGCGGCCCTCTTCCAGGCCATGGGCGCCACCGTCGCCGTGCTCTGGCTGGCCGCGCTGGTCATCGCCGTCCTGCTGCTGCGCGCCCGGATCCTGGACCGCGCCACCGCCTGGGCCGTACGGCTCTCCTCCCTCATCGCGCTCGCCGGCGCGGCCATCGGCTTCGTGATGACCCAGCCCACGGCCGGCCAACGCGCCCAGGACAAGCCGGGGATCACCGGCGCGCACAGTGTCGGCGTGACCGACGGCGGGCCCGGCCTGCCGCTGATCGGCTGGTCCACCACCGGCGGCGACCTGCGCGTCGCCCACTTCTTCGGGATGCACGCGCTCCAGCTGATCCCGCTGCTCCTGCTCGCCGTGGCCGCGCTCGCCCCACGCTTCGCCCGGCTCGCCGACGACCGGGTCCGGCTGCGGCTCGTCCTGGTCGCCTCCGGCGCGTACGCCGCCGTGTTCGCCGTGGTCGCCTGGCAGGCGCTGCGCGGGCAGCCGCTCCTCTCCCCCGACGCCGCGACCCTGGCCGCGGCCGGCGCGATCGCCGTCGCCACCGCCCTCGGCACGGCCCTCGCCCTGCGCCTCCCGCGCGCGAGGCCCGGCACGCCGGCCCGCAGGACCCGCGAGCCCCAGGCCGCCTGA